GGCGATCATCGCTGCCGGCTTTGCCGATTTCGGCAAGCCTGCCGCCGAGGTCGAGCTGACCGAAATCCTGCCGGTGATCGCCGAAGCCAATGACGCCATCCGCAAGCTGGGCAGCTGGATGAAGCCGAAGAAGGTGTGGCCGTCGCGGCTGTCGGTCGGCACCCAGGGCTATATGCAATACGAACCCAAGGGCCGGGTGCTGATCGTGGCGCCCTGGAACTATCCGGTCAACCTCAGCCTGGGGCCGCTGGTGTCGGCGCTGGCGGCCGGTAATACGGTGATCATCAAGCCTTCGGAAATGACGCCGCATGCTTCCGACGTGATCGGCAAGATCCTGCGCGAAGTGTTCGTGGAAGACGAGGTGGCGCTGTTCGAGGGTCCGGCGCCGGTGGCGCAGGCGCTGCTGGAGCTGCCCTTCGACCATATCTTCTTCACCGGTTCGCCGGCGGTCGGCAAGATCGTCATGGCGGCCGCCGCCAAACACCTGACCAGCGTCACGCTGGAACTGGGCGGCAAATCGCCGACCATCGTCGACGAGAGCGCCGACCTGGCGATGGCTGCCCAGAATATCCTCTGGGCCAAGTTCACCAACAATGGCCAGACCTGCATCGCACCCGATCACGTGTATGTGCATGCCAGCGTCAAGGACGCCTTCCTGCAGCATTGCATCGCCGCCCTGGAACAGGCTTATGGCAAGGATGCGCAGCAGGCCGAGAGTCCGTTCCTGGCGCGCATCGTCAACGAGCGTCACGCCGAGCGCGTCAAGGCACTGCTGGACGATGCCAAGGCGCGCGGCGCGCGGGTGGTGACCGGCGGCCAGGTCGACGCCGGCCAGCGCTATATCGCGCCGACCCTGATCGATGGTATTCCGGACGACGCCAAGATCATGAGCGAGGAAATCTTCGGGCCGCTGCTGCCTATCATCAGCTTCACCGAGCTGAATACGGTGATCGCGCGCATCAATGCCGATCCCAAGCCGCTGGCGCTGTACATGTGGAGCCGCAAGCAGGCAAACATCGACAGGGTGATGCAGCAGACTACTTCCGGCGGCGCTTGCATCAACCATTGCGTGGTGCAGTTCCTGCACGGGAACCTGCCCTTCGGCGGCGTCAACAATTCCGGCATCGGCAGCGGCCACGGCCACCACGGTTTCCTGGCGTTTTCTCACGAGCGCGCGGTGGTGCGCGGCCGCATCATGCTGGCCAAGATGTTTTACCCGCCCTACACCGCCACCACGCGCAAGCTGATTTCGCTGTTCATCAAGACCGTCTGATCCGCAACCAGGGCTGCTGCCTGCCTAGCGGCCCAGGGCTTCCACCGCCGGCTGGTCGGCTAGGTTGTCGATGAACCAGTTCGGATAGACCGGCGCCAGCGGCGTGGCGGCGTCCAGTTCGGCGACTTCTTCGGCGCTTAGCTTGATGCTGGCGGCGC
The sequence above is a segment of the Collimonas sp. PA-H2 genome. Coding sequences within it:
- a CDS encoding aldehyde dehydrogenase family protein, with the translated sequence MNTIVNQAGAELELDQIKSEILRVFDRQRATALRLRQSGKAERIAKIRKLKAAVLANREAIIAAGFADFGKPAAEVELTEILPVIAEANDAIRKLGSWMKPKKVWPSRLSVGTQGYMQYEPKGRVLIVAPWNYPVNLSLGPLVSALAAGNTVIIKPSEMTPHASDVIGKILREVFVEDEVALFEGPAPVAQALLELPFDHIFFTGSPAVGKIVMAAAAKHLTSVTLELGGKSPTIVDESADLAMAAQNILWAKFTNNGQTCIAPDHVYVHASVKDAFLQHCIAALEQAYGKDAQQAESPFLARIVNERHAERVKALLDDAKARGARVVTGGQVDAGQRYIAPTLIDGIPDDAKIMSEEIFGPLLPIISFTELNTVIARINADPKPLALYMWSRKQANIDRVMQQTTSGGACINHCVVQFLHGNLPFGGVNNSGIGSGHGHHGFLAFSHERAVVRGRIMLAKMFYPPYTATTRKLISLFIKTV